A genomic window from Carassius auratus strain Wakin chromosome 19, ASM336829v1, whole genome shotgun sequence includes:
- the LOC113119771 gene encoding tumor necrosis factor, alpha-induced protein 8-like protein 2 A — protein MEAFSSKDMAMKAQKKILSHMASKSVAHMFIDDNSGEVLDELYRVSKEHSGNRTEAQKVVKNMIKIAVKVGVLFKHDKFSAEELSVAQDFRKKLHSGAMTAISFQEVEFTFDKNVMMELLSECRDLLLKLVEKHLTPKSLDRIRHVFNHYSDPELLTHLYDPHGTLWPNLSKICTGLNRMIEEGKL, from the exons ATGGAGGCGTTCAGCTCGAAGGACATGGCCATGAAGGCCCAGAAGAAGATCCTCAGTCACATGGCCAGTAAGTCGGTGGCGCATATGTTCATCGATGACAACAGCGGCGAGGTTCTGGACGAGCTGTACCGCGTCTCCAAAGAGCACTCGGGGAACCGCACCGAGGCCCAGAAGGTGGTGAAGAACATGATCAAGATCGCCGTGAAGGTGGGGGTTCTGTTCAAACATGACAAGTTCAGCGCGGAGGAGCTGAGTGTGGCACAGGACTTCAGGAAAAAACTCCACAGCGGAGCCATGACGGCCATCAGCTTCCAGGAG GTGGAGTTCACCTTTGATAAGAACGTGATGATGGAGCTGCTGTCTGAGTGTCGTGATTTACTGCTGAAGCTGGTGGAGAAGCACCTGACGCCCAAATCTCTGGACCGCATCAGACACGTGTTCAACCATTACTCGGACCCGGAGCTCCTCACACACCTGTACGACCCTCATGGCACGCTGTGGCCCAACCTCAGCAAGATCTGCACGGGTCTGAACCGCATGATAGAAGAGGGCAAGCTCTGA